In Methanobacterium sp., a single window of DNA contains:
- a CDS encoding tetratricopeptide repeat protein — translation MQVKGAHYYIEKGIETWLDRKNYFEAIKLFSQALELEPHNPDAHLLRGAVYVDVGDLQLALKDYNKALKYNPENIGLFFDKGTVLFYLGEYPKAIHSYEIFLKDEPHDVDALYFNGLAYHFLGKNKTAQKLIDKALGLIERSDDLYPDLCNAKGEILFDLKKYSNSISYFNKAVESDPTSFIALYNIGRAYYEMGKLDEALKYIDDALIIEPKEWDLLNYKGLILMDMGRKDEAIDIFDKIIQLHPMYFPAWYNKGVTLKQLKRTKEALEHFEEAIRLLLDKKPNITKGMCLKNL, via the coding sequence ATGCAAGTTAAAGGTGCTCACTATTACATTGAAAAGGGTATAGAAACTTGGTTAGATCGAAAAAACTATTTTGAGGCGATTAAACTATTTTCCCAAGCATTAGAACTTGAACCTCACAACCCTGATGCTCACCTCTTGAGAGGCGCAGTTTATGTTGATGTGGGTGACTTACAACTTGCTTTGAAGGATTACAATAAAGCTTTAAAATACAACCCTGAAAATATTGGTCTTTTTTTTGATAAAGGCACTGTCTTGTTCTATTTAGGCGAATACCCTAAGGCTATACATTCTTATGAAATATTTCTTAAAGATGAACCTCACGATGTTGATGCCTTGTATTTTAATGGCTTAGCCTACCATTTTCTGGGGAAAAATAAGACTGCTCAAAAATTAATTGATAAAGCACTGGGTTTAATTGAAAGATCTGATGATTTGTATCCCGATTTATGTAATGCGAAAGGAGAGATACTTTTTGACCTCAAAAAATACTCTAATTCCATCTCTTATTTCAATAAAGCTGTTGAATCGGATCCCACTTCTTTTATTGCTCTATATAATATAGGACGTGCATATTATGAAATGGGAAAACTTGATGAAGCCCTGAAATACATTGATGATGCTTTAATAATTGAGCCTAAAGAATGGGATCTACTCAATTATAAAGGTCTAATATTAATGGATATGGGTCGTAAGGATGAAGCAATAGATATCTTTGATAAGATAATCCAATTACATCCCATGTACTTCCCAGCATGGTACAATAAAGGGGTGACCCTGAAACAACTTAAAAGAACAAAAGAAGCTCTGGAACATTTTGAAGAAGCCATCAGATTGCTTTTAGATAAAAAACCCAATATAACCAAAGGAATGTGTTTGAAGAATTTATAG
- a CDS encoding metallophosphoesterase — translation MLIEPYWIETKEITIESDQIPSEFDGKRIVFVSDIHAGTSFDQNRVDSLVNQVNALKPDLILLGGDYVDGDSEYVQPTFKSLSKLKAPLGVYAVLGNKDPQYNTLEAIPQHGITYIGNKGTWIKKYGSRIRLGGVGDYNNGVQLPSYTTSVVSSQDFVILLTHNPDYFPLVDKSKVDLVFSGHTHGGQVTFFGMWAPTTHSVYGDKYRTGVIEEDGTTLIVSNGIGTTILPVRFFARPQIIVTTLKKSLN, via the coding sequence ATGTTAATCGAACCTTACTGGATTGAAACCAAAGAAATAACCATTGAATCAGATCAGATCCCCTCAGAGTTTGATGGGAAACGGATCGTTTTTGTTTCAGACATTCATGCCGGTACTTCCTTCGACCAGAATCGTGTTGATAGCCTGGTTAACCAGGTTAATGCCCTTAAACCAGATCTCATACTTTTGGGTGGAGATTATGTAGATGGGGATTCAGAATATGTGCAACCTACCTTTAAATCTCTGTCAAAATTAAAAGCCCCTCTAGGTGTTTATGCTGTTTTAGGGAATAAAGACCCACAATATAACACCCTTGAAGCAATTCCACAGCATGGAATAACCTATATTGGTAACAAGGGAACTTGGATTAAAAAATATGGTTCCAGGATCCGGCTTGGTGGAGTGGGAGACTATAACAATGGAGTTCAACTTCCAAGTTACACCACTTCTGTGGTGTCATCCCAGGATTTTGTTATTTTGCTAACCCATAACCCAGACTACTTTCCACTTGTGGATAAATCCAAGGTTGATCTGGTTTTTTCAGGACACACCCATGGTGGGCAAGTTACCTTTTTCGGTATGTGGGCACCAACCACCCATTCGGTTTATGGGGATAAATATAGGACCGGAGTCATAGAAGAAGACGGCACCACCTTAATTGTGAGTAATGGTATTGGAACAACTATATTGCCAGTGCGATTCTTTGCACGGCCTCAGATCATCGTGACCACATTGAAAAAAAGCTTGAATTAA